A region of Bacillus cabrialesii DNA encodes the following proteins:
- the glpT gene encoding glycerol-3-phosphate transporter, producing the protein MFHIFKPAPHIERLDDSKTDAAYKRLRLQVFIGIFIGYAGYYLLRKNFAFAIPYLQEQGFSKTELGLVLAAVSIAYGFSKFIMGMVSDRCNPRYFLATGLFLSAIVNILFVSMPWVTSSVTIMFIFMFINGWFQGMGWPPCGRTMAHWFSISERGTKMSIWNVAHNIGGGILAPLVTLGIAMFVTWKSVFFFPAIIAIIISFLIVLLVRDTPQSCGLPPIEEYRNDYPKHAFKNQEKELTTKEILFQYVLNNKFLWYIAFANVFVYFVRYGVVDWAPTYLTEAKGFSPEDSRWSYFLYEYAGIPGTILCGWISDRFFKSRRAPAGVLFMAGVFIAVLVYWLNPAGNPLVDNIALISIGFLIYGPVMLIGLQAIDLAPKKAAGTAAGLTGFFGYIGGSAFANAIMGFVVDRFDWNGGFIMLVSSCILAIVFLTLTWNTGKRAEHV; encoded by the coding sequence ATGTTTCACATCTTTAAACCGGCTCCTCACATTGAGAGACTGGATGATTCAAAGACGGATGCGGCTTATAAACGGCTCAGGCTCCAAGTATTCATTGGCATATTCATCGGCTACGCAGGCTACTACCTGTTGCGGAAAAACTTCGCCTTTGCCATTCCTTATCTGCAGGAACAGGGGTTTTCAAAAACGGAACTAGGCTTGGTGCTGGCCGCTGTATCCATTGCGTACGGCTTCAGCAAATTCATCATGGGGATGGTGTCAGACCGCTGCAATCCGAGGTATTTTCTCGCGACAGGCCTATTTTTATCAGCTATCGTTAATATTCTCTTCGTCTCAATGCCTTGGGTGACTTCAAGCGTCACCATCATGTTTATTTTTATGTTTATCAACGGATGGTTTCAAGGAATGGGCTGGCCACCATGCGGCAGGACGATGGCCCACTGGTTTTCCATTAGTGAACGCGGCACAAAAATGTCGATTTGGAATGTCGCCCACAACATAGGCGGCGGTATTCTCGCTCCGCTTGTCACTCTTGGGATCGCGATGTTCGTGACCTGGAAAAGCGTGTTTTTCTTCCCAGCCATCATCGCCATCATCATTTCATTTTTGATTGTTTTATTGGTTCGCGATACCCCTCAATCCTGCGGACTCCCGCCAATTGAGGAGTATCGGAATGACTATCCAAAACACGCTTTTAAAAATCAGGAAAAAGAATTAACAACAAAAGAAATTCTTTTTCAATATGTGCTGAACAACAAATTTCTTTGGTACATCGCTTTTGCCAATGTATTTGTTTATTTCGTGCGATACGGCGTGGTTGACTGGGCGCCTACTTACTTAACAGAAGCCAAAGGCTTTTCTCCTGAAGATTCGCGCTGGTCGTATTTTCTTTACGAATACGCCGGCATACCTGGAACGATCTTGTGCGGATGGATCAGTGACCGATTCTTCAAAAGCCGCCGGGCACCGGCAGGCGTTTTGTTTATGGCGGGTGTTTTCATTGCCGTATTGGTGTACTGGCTGAATCCGGCCGGCAATCCGCTGGTAGACAACATCGCCCTGATCAGCATCGGCTTCTTAATCTACGGGCCTGTTATGCTCATCGGCCTGCAAGCGATTGATCTCGCGCCGAAAAAAGCAGCCGGAACTGCAGCCGGTTTGACTGGATTTTTCGGATACATCGGCGGATCTGCTTTCGCCAACGCCATTATGGGCTTTGTTGTTGACCGCTTTGATTGGAACGGCGGCTTTATCATGCTGGTCTCTTCCTGCATTCTTGCTATCGTCTTCTTAACGTTGACGTGGAACACAGGTAAACGGGCTGAGCACGTTTAA
- a CDS encoding cytochrome P450, protein MNEQIPHDKRLDNSLTLMQEGYLFVKNRTERYHSDLFQARLLGKTFICMTGAEAAKLFYDTERFQRQHALPKRLQKTLFGVNAIQTMDGDAHIHRKMLFLSLMTPPHQKRLAELMTEEWGAAVTRWEKADQVVLFEEAKEILCRVACYWAGVPLKETEVKERADDFIDMVDAFGAVGPRHWKGRRARPRAEEWIERMIEDVRAGLLKTPAGTALHEMAFHTQEDGSELDSRMAAIELINVLRPIVAISYFLAFSALALHEHPKYKEWLRSGSSREREMFVQEVRRYYPFGPFLGALVKKDFEWNNCEFKKGTSVLLDVYGTNHDARVWDNPDEFRPERFEGREENPFDLIPQGGGHAEKGHRCPGEGITIEVMKASLDFLVNQIEYDVPEQSLHYSLARMPSLPESGFVMSGISRKR, encoded by the coding sequence ATGAATGAGCAGATTCCACATGACAAAAGACTCGACAACAGCCTGACGCTGATGCAGGAAGGATATTTGTTTGTTAAAAACAGGACAGAGCGCTATCACTCAGATCTGTTTCAGGCACGTTTATTGGGAAAAACATTTATTTGCATGACCGGCGCCGAGGCGGCGAAGCTGTTTTATGATACGGAGCGGTTTCAGCGGCAGCATGCTTTGCCGAAGCGGTTGCAGAAAACGCTGTTTGGCGTGAATGCGATTCAGACGATGGATGGCGATGCGCATATCCATCGGAAGATGCTTTTTCTGTCATTAATGACGCCGCCGCATCAAAAGCGTTTGGCTGAGCTGATGACAGAGGAGTGGGGAGCGGCGGTCACGAGATGGGAGAAGGCAGATCAGGTTGTGTTATTTGAGGAAGCAAAAGAAATCTTATGCCGGGTAGCTTGCTATTGGGCAGGTGTTCCGCTGAAGGAAACGGAAGTCAAAGAGAGAGCGGATGATTTTATTGATATGGTCGACGCGTTCGGTGCTGTCGGGCCCCGGCATTGGAAGGGTAGAAGAGCGAGGCCTCGTGCGGAAGAGTGGATTGAACGAATGATTGAAGATGTACGTGCCGGCCTGCTGAAAACACCTGCCGGAACAGCGCTGCATGAAATGGCGTTTCATACACAAGAAGATGGAAGCGAGCTTGATTCCCGGATGGCCGCCATCGAGCTGATTAATGTACTGCGGCCGATCGTTGCCATTTCTTACTTTCTTGCGTTTTCAGCGTTGGCGCTTCATGAGCATCCGAAGTATAAGGAATGGCTGCGTTCAGGAAGCAGCCGGGAAAGAGAAATGTTTGTGCAGGAGGTCCGCAGATATTATCCCTTCGGACCGTTTTTGGGGGCGCTTGTCAAAAAGGATTTTGAATGGAATAACTGTGAGTTTAAGAAGGGCACGTCGGTACTGCTTGATGTATATGGGACCAATCACGACGCTCGCGTATGGGACAACCCTGATGAATTTCGGCCGGAACGATTTGAAGGGCGGGAGGAAAATCCGTTTGATTTGATTCCTCAAGGCGGAGGTCACGCGGAAAAAGGGCATCGCTGTCCAGGGGAAGGCATTACGATTGAAGTCATGAAAGCAAGTTTGGATTTTCTCGTCAATCAGATTGAATACGACGTGCCGGAACAATCGCTGCATTACAGTCTCGCCAGAATGCCGTCATTGCCTGAAAGCGGTTTTGTGATGAGCGGCATCAGCCGGAAGAGGTAA
- a CDS encoding YbxH family protein — translation MGAIERSGYTFQPEFSVVRQNGAIHVYRHGEFVEDIQFEFNGEYPDHDLIEELVNHYCFEHEI, via the coding sequence ATGGGAGCAATTGAACGAAGCGGATATACATTTCAGCCGGAGTTTAGCGTCGTCCGTCAAAATGGAGCCATCCATGTGTACCGTCACGGAGAATTTGTGGAAGACATCCAATTTGAATTTAACGGGGAATATCCAGATCACGATTTGATTGAAGAGCTTGTGAATCATTATTGTTTTGAACATGAGATTTAG
- a CDS encoding glycerophosphodiester phosphodiesterase: protein MRKNRILTLVLLSLGLLSFMVTPVSAASKGNLLSPDRILTVAHRGASGYVPEHTILSYETAQKMKADYIELDLQMTKDGKLIVMHDEKLDRTTNGTGWVKDHTLTDIKKLDAGSWFNEAYPEKAKPQYAGLKVPTLDEVLDRFGKRANYYIETKSPDTYPGMEEKLIASLQKHKLLGKHAKHGQVIIQSFSKESLVKVHQLQPNLPTVQLLEAKQMASMTDAALEEIKTYAVGAGPDYKALNAENVSMIRSHGLLLHPYTVNTEADMRRLLDWGVTGVFTNYPDVFQHVKKEYKKA from the coding sequence ATGCGGAAAAATAGAATACTAACCTTGGTTCTTCTGTCGCTGGGCTTACTCTCATTTATGGTGACGCCAGTGTCGGCAGCATCAAAAGGAAACCTGCTGTCACCTGACCGTATCCTGACGGTCGCGCACAGGGGGGCTTCCGGCTATGTGCCTGAGCACACGATCCTGTCTTACGAAACCGCTCAGAAAATGAAAGCAGATTATATTGAGTTGGATCTGCAAATGACAAAAGACGGAAAATTGATTGTCATGCACGATGAAAAACTGGACCGCACCACAAATGGAACGGGCTGGGTGAAAGACCATACGCTCACGGACATTAAGAAGCTTGACGCCGGCTCTTGGTTTAATGAAGCCTATCCGGAAAAAGCAAAGCCGCAGTACGCCGGCCTTAAAGTTCCTACATTAGATGAAGTATTAGACCGTTTCGGGAAACGCGCAAACTACTACATTGAAACAAAATCGCCGGACACCTACCCGGGCATGGAAGAAAAACTGATCGCTTCTTTGCAGAAACATAAATTACTAGGCAAACATGCTAAGCACGGTCAAGTGATCATTCAATCATTCAGCAAAGAAAGCCTGGTAAAAGTCCATCAATTACAGCCAAATCTGCCGACCGTTCAATTGCTGGAAGCCAAACAAATGGCATCAATGACAGATGCTGCTTTGGAGGAAATCAAAACTTATGCTGTCGGCGCAGGCCCTGATTACAAAGCGCTGAATGCAGAAAACGTCAGCATGATCCGCAGCCACGGTCTGCTGCTCCATCCTTACACAGTCAATACAGAAGCAGATATGCGCCGCCTGCTTGACTGGGGAGTGACAGGCGTGTTCACAAACTATCCTGATGTCTTCCAGCACGTAAAAAAAGAGTACAAAAAAGCTTAG
- a CDS encoding Na/Pi cotransporter family protein, with protein MAIDIQTLLFEFLGGLGIFLIGIKFMGDGLQKSAGDRLRNILDRFTSNPLMGVLAGIIVTVLIQSSSGTTVITVGLVSAGFMTLRQAIGVIMGANIGTTVTAFIIGIDIGAYALPIIAVGGFLLFFFKHKHVQNAGQIVFGFGALFYGLELMSGGMKPLRSLEAFHDLTVSMSTNPVLGVVIGTLFTVLVQSSSATIGILQGLFSDGLIDINGALPVLFGDNIGTTITAVLASLGASVAARRAAATHVLFNLIGTAIFLILLKPFTALILLLQTSMGLDPKMTIAFAHGIFNTTNTIIQLPFVGLLALIVTKLIPGKDSMVEYKSHLDPIFIEQSPSIALGQAKEEVLQMGNFAVQGLEVTKEFLVTKQTKHAANAYQIEDAVNNLDRKITDYLIELSSSSLSEHESEEHHMLMDTVRDIERIGDHFENVIELIEYQQAHRVVITESAMADLTEMMDLTISTVKASMDALHHNDVKIAEQVIEKEDEIDKMERKLRKKHIIRLNEGLCTGQAGIVFVDMISNLERIGDHAVNIAEAVIGENQ; from the coding sequence TTGGCGATTGACATTCAAACATTACTGTTCGAATTTCTCGGGGGTCTTGGTATTTTCCTGATTGGGATTAAGTTCATGGGAGACGGGCTTCAGAAATCGGCTGGAGATAGATTAAGAAATATTTTGGACCGCTTTACAAGCAATCCGCTGATGGGCGTATTGGCGGGGATCATTGTGACGGTTTTGATTCAGAGCAGTTCCGGAACAACGGTTATCACTGTAGGGCTTGTCAGTGCGGGCTTTATGACGCTGCGCCAGGCCATTGGCGTCATTATGGGAGCCAATATTGGAACAACGGTTACCGCGTTTATTATTGGAATTGACATAGGGGCCTATGCATTGCCGATTATTGCTGTCGGCGGATTTTTACTGTTTTTCTTTAAACATAAACATGTGCAAAATGCGGGCCAGATTGTGTTTGGGTTCGGGGCATTGTTTTATGGGCTGGAGCTAATGAGCGGCGGCATGAAACCGCTCCGTTCACTTGAGGCCTTTCATGATTTAACGGTTAGTATGAGCACCAATCCGGTTCTGGGTGTTGTCATTGGGACTTTGTTTACGGTTCTCGTGCAAAGCTCCAGTGCCACGATTGGTATCCTGCAAGGTTTATTTTCAGATGGGCTGATTGATATTAACGGCGCGCTGCCGGTGTTATTCGGGGATAATATCGGGACGACGATCACAGCGGTGCTTGCGTCTCTTGGCGCATCTGTTGCAGCGAGACGTGCCGCGGCTACGCATGTGCTGTTCAACCTTATCGGAACAGCGATTTTCCTGATATTGCTTAAACCGTTTACCGCACTAATCTTATTGCTCCAGACTTCGATGGGGCTCGATCCGAAGATGACGATTGCATTCGCACACGGAATCTTTAATACAACCAATACGATTATACAGCTTCCTTTTGTTGGGCTATTGGCTTTGATCGTAACAAAGCTGATTCCGGGCAAGGATTCAATGGTGGAATACAAGTCGCACCTTGATCCGATTTTTATCGAGCAATCTCCATCTATTGCTCTCGGACAAGCAAAAGAAGAAGTGCTGCAAATGGGGAACTTTGCGGTGCAGGGGCTGGAAGTTACAAAAGAGTTTCTAGTGACAAAACAGACAAAACACGCGGCGAATGCTTATCAGATAGAAGATGCGGTTAACAATCTGGACCGGAAAATTACCGATTATTTGATCGAGCTTTCTTCAAGTTCTCTCTCAGAGCACGAGTCTGAGGAGCATCATATGCTGATGGATACCGTCAGAGACATTGAAAGAATCGGAGACCACTTCGAAAATGTGATTGAACTGATTGAATACCAACAGGCGCATCGTGTGGTTATCACTGAATCTGCCATGGCTGATTTAACGGAAATGATGGATTTGACGATTTCTACAGTGAAGGCGTCCATGGATGCTCTGCACCACAATGATGTAAAGATAGCTGAACAAGTTATTGAAAAAGAAGATGAAATTGACAAAATGGAACGAAAGCTCCGCAAAAAGCATATTATCCGTCTGAATGAAGGGCTGTGCACTGGACAAGCAGGCATCGTCTTTGTCGATATGATCAGCAACCTGGAGCGTATCGGCGATCATGCGGTGAATATCGCTGAAGCTGTTATTGGTGAAAATCAATAA
- a CDS encoding YbeF family protein, with protein sequence MDELDIAFGILPLGIMVLSIVGTCVCKNVYLMPILSLLVSLVLTFTIFNKSFLGWAVVYSLVSLALSYITLIVIRKRRASGR encoded by the coding sequence GTGGATGAATTAGATATCGCATTCGGTATTTTACCGTTAGGGATTATGGTATTGTCAATTGTTGGGACTTGTGTTTGTAAAAATGTGTATCTGATGCCGATACTCAGCTTGCTCGTTTCGCTAGTGCTCACCTTTACCATTTTTAATAAGTCATTTTTAGGATGGGCTGTAGTCTATAGCTTGGTTTCACTGGCTTTATCTTATATCACATTGATTGTGATCAGGAAAAGGAGAGCTTCTGGAAGGTGA
- a CDS encoding MFS transporter: MKRLHYAWIIVSVTFLILLAVQGVRLSFGAFVEPWEQQFSMDRGTISLISTMSFIVYGISQPIVGRLVDKWGARAVLSWSALLTGVSIFLTYFVTSPWHLFLLYGLGVSLGVGGASNVAASVLVVNWFSKKRGLAFGIMEAGFGAGQMLLVPGSLMLIHWFSWKLTVVVLGLLLIVIVFPAALLMLRNNPSEKNAEPIGGQADSEKETAPKATALSVMGMFRMKPFWFLMLPFLICGFTTVGLMDTHLIPFSHDHGFSTTVTSAAVSLLAGFNIAGILLSGIVADRWSSRKILCFLYAVRALSIVILIYSHEPYLLLAFAILFGLVDFATVAPTQMLATQYFQNYSIGLMIGWLSLAHQIGSALGAYVPGVIYTITGEYTLAFYLSIGMLVLASVMNVMLREPAAVMLDNAAVVEKG; this comes from the coding sequence ATGAAAAGACTGCACTATGCTTGGATCATTGTTTCCGTCACCTTTTTGATTTTATTGGCCGTTCAGGGAGTGCGTCTGTCGTTTGGTGCATTTGTGGAGCCGTGGGAGCAGCAATTTTCAATGGATCGAGGCACCATCTCGCTGATTTCTACGATGAGTTTTATTGTTTATGGCATATCACAGCCTATCGTTGGGCGGCTTGTGGACAAATGGGGTGCCCGGGCAGTCTTGTCATGGAGCGCGCTGCTGACAGGAGTCAGTATTTTTCTAACGTATTTTGTCACTTCGCCTTGGCATCTGTTTTTGCTTTACGGGCTGGGTGTCTCGCTTGGAGTGGGCGGCGCATCGAATGTGGCCGCAAGTGTATTGGTCGTCAATTGGTTCAGCAAAAAGCGGGGACTAGCCTTTGGGATCATGGAAGCAGGCTTTGGAGCGGGGCAAATGCTTCTCGTTCCCGGCTCACTCATGCTGATCCATTGGTTTAGCTGGAAGCTGACGGTTGTGGTGTTGGGGCTGCTGTTGATAGTGATTGTCTTTCCGGCTGCACTGCTGATGCTGCGGAACAATCCTTCAGAAAAGAATGCAGAGCCGATAGGCGGGCAGGCTGATTCAGAAAAAGAAACAGCACCTAAAGCAACAGCTCTTTCAGTGATGGGGATGTTTCGCATGAAGCCATTCTGGTTTTTGATGTTGCCGTTTTTGATCTGTGGATTTACGACCGTGGGGCTGATGGATACTCATTTGATTCCGTTTTCTCACGATCACGGCTTTTCAACGACAGTCACAAGTGCAGCTGTCAGTCTGCTTGCCGGATTTAATATCGCTGGCATCTTACTGTCCGGAATTGTAGCGGACCGGTGGAGCAGCCGGAAAATCCTGTGCTTTTTATATGCGGTGCGCGCGCTGTCGATCGTGATTCTCATTTACAGCCACGAGCCCTATTTGCTTTTAGCTTTTGCGATTCTGTTTGGGTTGGTGGACTTCGCAACGGTAGCGCCGACACAAATGCTCGCCACCCAATACTTCCAAAACTACTCGATCGGCCTCATGATCGGCTGGCTGTCGCTCGCCCATCAAATCGGCTCAGCACTCGGCGCGTATGTGCCTGGTGTCATCTATACGATAACAGGTGAGTATACACTGGCTTTTTATTTGTCGATTGGGATGCTTGTGCTGGCGAGTGTGATGAATGTGATGCTGAGGGAGCCTGCGGCGGTTATGCTTGATAATGCGGCTGTGGTGGAGAAGGGATGA
- a CDS encoding APC family permease — MNQLHRRMGTFSLMMVGLGSMIGSGWLFGAWRAAQIAGPAAIISWIIGMVVILFIALSYSELGSMFPEAGGMVKYTQYSHGSFIGFIAGWANWIAIVSVIPVEAVASVQYMSSWPWEWAKWTSGLVKNGTLTGEGLAFASVLLLIYFLLNYWTVNLFSKANSFITIFKIIIPGLTIGALLFVGFHGENFTSGQSIAPNGWASVLTAVATSGIVFAFNGFQSPINMAGEAKNPGKSIPIAVVGSLFVATLIYVLLQVAFIGAVNPSDIAHGWSHLNFNSPFADLAIALNINWLVIVLYADAFVSPSGTGITYTATTSRMIYGMEKNKYMPSIFGKLHPIYGVPRQAMFFNLIVSFIFLFLFRGWGVLAEIISVATLISYITGPVTVMTLRRTGKDLYRPLRLKGLNVIAPLGFIFASLVLYWARWPLTGQVLFIILIGLPIYFYYQAKAKWKGFGRNFKAGVWMVFYLLAMMVISYLGSDKFGGLNVIHYGWDMVLIAIVSLVFYVWALKSGYQTEYLKDAKEINSQLFNGQSEAAAGKE, encoded by the coding sequence ATGAATCAATTGCATCGAAGAATGGGAACGTTTTCCCTCATGATGGTCGGGCTCGGTTCGATGATCGGTTCAGGCTGGCTGTTCGGGGCTTGGCGTGCGGCCCAAATAGCGGGACCAGCGGCTATCATTTCATGGATTATTGGAATGGTCGTTATTTTATTTATTGCTCTTTCTTACAGTGAATTGGGTTCTATGTTCCCTGAAGCCGGGGGGATGGTGAAATATACGCAATATTCACACGGTTCGTTTATCGGTTTTATCGCAGGCTGGGCCAACTGGATCGCGATTGTTTCCGTTATTCCGGTTGAAGCGGTGGCCTCTGTTCAATATATGAGCTCGTGGCCTTGGGAATGGGCGAAATGGACAAGCGGTTTGGTGAAGAACGGAACGCTGACTGGGGAAGGATTAGCGTTTGCCTCTGTATTGCTTCTCATTTATTTCCTGCTGAACTACTGGACAGTCAATCTTTTTTCCAAAGCGAATTCATTCATTACGATTTTTAAAATCATTATTCCTGGTCTGACAATTGGTGCTTTGCTGTTTGTCGGATTTCACGGAGAAAACTTTACGAGCGGACAAAGCATTGCGCCGAATGGCTGGGCGAGTGTGCTGACGGCGGTTGCAACTTCCGGTATCGTCTTTGCGTTTAACGGTTTCCAAAGCCCGATCAATATGGCGGGAGAAGCGAAAAATCCGGGGAAATCGATTCCAATCGCGGTTGTCGGCTCCCTGTTCGTCGCGACATTGATTTATGTGCTGTTGCAAGTAGCTTTTATCGGAGCTGTGAATCCTTCTGATATCGCTCATGGCTGGAGCCATCTGAATTTCAATTCTCCTTTTGCTGATTTGGCGATTGCGCTGAATATTAACTGGCTTGTCATCGTATTATATGCGGATGCATTTGTGTCACCGTCTGGAACAGGGATTACGTATACGGCGACAACGTCCCGCATGATTTATGGAATGGAGAAAAATAAATACATGCCGAGTATATTCGGGAAGCTTCATCCGATTTACGGCGTTCCGCGCCAAGCGATGTTTTTTAACTTGATTGTTTCGTTCATCTTTTTATTCCTGTTCAGAGGGTGGGGCGTGTTAGCGGAAATCATATCTGTCGCCACGTTAATTTCTTATATCACCGGCCCGGTTACAGTGATGACATTGAGACGGACGGGGAAAGACCTGTACAGGCCTCTTCGTTTAAAAGGCTTAAACGTGATTGCGCCGCTTGGATTTATCTTTGCGTCGCTCGTGCTGTATTGGGCCCGCTGGCCGTTAACAGGACAAGTTCTTTTTATCATCCTGATTGGCCTTCCGATTTACTTCTATTATCAAGCGAAGGCGAAATGGAAAGGATTTGGCCGGAACTTTAAAGCCGGCGTCTGGATGGTGTTTTATCTGCTGGCTATGATGGTTATTTCTTATTTGGGCAGTGATAAATTCGGCGGCCTGAATGTGATTCATTACGGCTGGGATATGGTTCTGATTGCGATTGTATCACTTGTATTCTATGTGTGGGCGCTGAAGAGCGGCTACCAGACAGAATATTTAAAGGATGCGAAAGAGATTAATTCACAGCTGTTTAACGGACAGTCAGAAGCTGCTGCCGGAAAAGAATAA
- a CDS encoding bifunctional helix-turn-helix transcriptional regulator/GNAT family N-acetyltransferase produces the protein MKTSESTAGLKFRKFNRFYTNVLGFLNEHIYDSPFSLTETRLLFEIYNTPNCTAKALQDKLGLDRGYVSRILKQFEKENLIYKQKSKDDARHHYIYVTETGKTIYKKLEEKANEQVELMLKEIDQKDQHKLAEAMAEIEAILSQSLSSRTSDISIRDYFLSDDLQLLIEKQRQFYAEAHDWDDTFLAYLQETFDAEIENIWIAESGGKFAGSVGLVKHDEKTVQLRWFLVDAAFRGRGLGTQLLEHLLAYCRDMKFERVFLWTVSTMAEARPLYEKFGFTISEVKKEAPLWGQRLTEERWDLELS, from the coding sequence TTGAAAACCAGCGAATCAACTGCAGGGTTAAAATTCAGAAAGTTCAATCGATTCTACACAAATGTTCTTGGCTTCCTGAATGAGCACATTTACGACAGTCCGTTTTCCTTAACAGAAACACGGCTTTTATTTGAAATCTATAATACGCCGAATTGTACTGCAAAGGCCCTTCAGGATAAGCTTGGGCTTGACCGGGGATATGTCAGCAGGATTTTGAAACAGTTTGAAAAAGAAAATTTAATCTATAAACAGAAGAGCAAAGATGACGCCCGCCATCATTATATTTATGTCACGGAAACAGGAAAAACAATTTATAAAAAGCTGGAGGAGAAAGCCAACGAACAAGTGGAACTGATGCTGAAGGAAATTGACCAAAAAGACCAGCACAAGCTTGCGGAAGCGATGGCAGAAATTGAAGCGATCCTTTCACAGTCGCTTTCTTCCAGAACATCAGACATATCGATTAGGGATTACTTTCTTTCGGATGATCTTCAGCTTCTCATCGAAAAACAGAGACAGTTTTATGCGGAGGCTCATGACTGGGACGACACGTTTTTAGCTTATCTTCAGGAGACATTTGATGCGGAAATCGAAAACATATGGATTGCGGAAAGCGGCGGGAAATTTGCCGGCTCTGTAGGGTTGGTCAAACATGATGAAAAGACAGTGCAGCTCAGATGGTTTCTGGTTGATGCCGCTTTTAGAGGCAGGGGGCTCGGCACTCAATTGCTTGAGCATCTACTCGCATACTGCCGTGACATGAAGTTTGAACGCGTTTTTCTTTGGACGGTGAGCACCATGGCTGAGGCTCGTCCGCTCTACGAAAAATTTGGATTCACGATAAGTGAAGTGAAAAAAGAAGCGCCATTATGGGGACAGCGTCTGACGGAAGAACGATGGGATTTGGAGCTGTCATGA